One Leifsonia shinshuensis DNA window includes the following coding sequences:
- a CDS encoding GNAT family N-acetyltransferase: MASDYRFSTDSAELDRSRVHRWISEESYWAPGRSRAKQDAAIDGSQNFGVYDVESGGQVAYARAITDRVTFAWLCDVFVDGQVRGRGVGALLIAGIVDYFEPLGLRRIALSTNDAHGLYAKFGFEALTGPDTWMERIGDLNA, translated from the coding sequence ATGGCATCCGACTACCGATTCTCAACCGATTCCGCCGAACTGGATCGATCGCGCGTGCACCGCTGGATCAGTGAGGAGTCCTATTGGGCCCCCGGTCGATCCCGCGCAAAGCAGGACGCTGCGATCGACGGATCGCAGAACTTCGGCGTGTACGACGTCGAGTCCGGCGGCCAGGTCGCCTATGCCCGGGCGATCACCGACCGAGTGACCTTCGCGTGGCTGTGCGATGTCTTCGTCGACGGACAGGTGCGTGGACGCGGTGTCGGCGCACTCCTCATCGCGGGCATCGTCGACTACTTCGAGCCCCTGGGCCTGCGGCGCATCGCTCTGTCCACGAACGACGCGCACGGTCTCTATGCCAAGTTCGGATTCGAAGCGCTCACCGGCCCGGACACCTGGATGGAGCGAATCGGAGACCTCAACGCCTAG
- a CDS encoding LysM peptidoglycan-binding domain-containing protein, translating to MNPSTGTSDLWTLPTSIPGGPFEVDPTYLRTVIVRADADAGKSNPDGCVYPALAAAQLSWKLAPTHTGLAVSDHGTREHATGMTTMADGRPSTYTVARDDTLEAIESRFGITADDLDYLNPYNSAITTPTLKYGTVYNLSPADRGAPPS from the coding sequence ATGAACCCATCGACCGGCACCTCAGACCTGTGGACGTTGCCCACCTCGATTCCCGGCGGACCGTTCGAGGTCGACCCCACCTACCTTCGGACCGTCATCGTCCGCGCGGACGCGGACGCGGGAAAATCCAACCCCGACGGCTGCGTGTATCCCGCGCTCGCCGCCGCACAACTCAGCTGGAAGCTCGCGCCGACCCACACCGGGCTGGCCGTCTCGGACCACGGGACCCGGGAGCACGCCACCGGGATGACGACGATGGCGGACGGGCGACCATCGACGTACACCGTGGCCCGCGACGACACTCTCGAAGCGATCGAAAGCCGCTTCGGCATCACGGCCGACGATCTCGACTACCTCAACCCCTACAACAGCGCGATCACCACCCCGACGCTGAAGTACGGGACTGTCTACAATCTCTCCCCCGCGGACCGCGGCGCCCCGCCGAGCTGA
- a CDS encoding helix-turn-helix domain-containing protein: MQSETNAIAGRIGENIRGRRERLLYQLDELARRAELQEHTLWRIERGTIMPSVLNLVHLADVLECRPGDLLNGVSATMDGDAG; this comes from the coding sequence GTGCAATCCGAGACCAACGCGATCGCCGGCCGGATCGGCGAGAACATCCGTGGCAGACGGGAACGGCTGCTCTACCAGCTGGACGAACTGGCCCGGCGCGCCGAGCTGCAGGAGCACACGCTGTGGCGGATCGAGCGCGGCACGATCATGCCCTCCGTGCTGAATCTCGTGCATCTGGCCGACGTGCTGGAGTGCCGACCGGGCGACCTGCTGAACGGCGTGTCGGCGACGATGGATGGCGACGCCGGCTGA
- a CDS encoding cold-shock protein, translated as MATGTVKWFNAEKGYGFIAPDDGSADVFAHFSEISSQGYRTLEENQKVEYDLTQGPKGMQASNIRAL; from the coding sequence ATGGCTACAGGCACCGTCAAATGGTTCAACGCAGAGAAGGGGTACGGGTTCATCGCCCCGGATGACGGCAGTGCCGACGTCTTCGCCCACTTCAGCGAGATCTCCTCGCAGGGCTACCGCACGCTCGAGGAGAACCAGAAGGTCGAGTACGACCTGACCCAGGGGCCGAAGGGGATGCAGGCCTCCAACATCCGCGCGCTCTGA
- a CDS encoding epoxide hydrolase family protein, translating into MEPFRIAVPDTVLADLDGRLRATILPGKSPGPDWSNGVPPEVLGGLIERWRRGYDWRAAERRLNRFEQFVVPIDGCEVHVVVARGRRPGRLPVVVTHGWPYSFASMLSLADALDGELDVVVPSLPGYGFSGVLPSGFSSAAVADRWDALMTTHLGYDRYLTYGEDVGAGVSDWLAGAHPAVAGIVASHASFSGRSRPGVELDDAERAFLASVAPSAESGYAHQMGTRPDTLAAALIDSPSGLLAWIGEKVAAWSDGDGLSAFDPDDILTNVMVYWVTRSIGTSFRPYSESPDGDDLHPVVEAPASILIQTHESAYPRSLAEKSYADIRSFARLARGGHFTAWENPAAVAAAILALEAEVR; encoded by the coding sequence ATGGAGCCGTTTCGCATCGCCGTGCCCGACACCGTCCTCGCCGACCTGGACGGCCGCTTGCGGGCGACCATCCTGCCCGGGAAGTCGCCGGGGCCGGACTGGTCCAACGGCGTCCCGCCGGAGGTGCTGGGCGGGCTGATCGAGCGGTGGCGGCGCGGCTACGACTGGCGTGCCGCCGAGCGACGGCTCAACCGCTTCGAGCAGTTCGTCGTGCCGATCGACGGCTGCGAAGTGCACGTCGTCGTCGCCCGCGGGCGCCGGCCCGGCCGCCTCCCGGTCGTGGTGACGCACGGCTGGCCGTACTCGTTCGCCTCCATGCTGTCGCTGGCGGACGCGCTCGACGGGGAGCTGGATGTCGTGGTGCCCTCGCTGCCGGGCTACGGCTTCTCCGGCGTCCTGCCGTCCGGCTTCTCCTCCGCGGCGGTAGCCGACCGCTGGGACGCGCTGATGACGACCCACCTCGGCTACGACCGCTACCTGACCTACGGGGAGGACGTCGGCGCGGGCGTCAGCGACTGGCTCGCCGGAGCGCACCCCGCCGTCGCGGGCATCGTCGCCAGCCACGCGTCGTTCTCTGGGCGCAGCCGCCCGGGCGTGGAGCTCGACGACGCCGAGCGGGCCTTCCTGGCGTCGGTCGCCCCGTCCGCCGAATCCGGGTACGCCCACCAGATGGGCACCAGGCCCGACACGCTCGCGGCCGCGCTGATCGACTCCCCCAGCGGCCTGCTGGCGTGGATCGGCGAGAAGGTCGCGGCGTGGAGCGACGGCGACGGCCTGTCCGCGTTCGACCCGGACGACATCCTCACGAACGTCATGGTCTACTGGGTGACCCGCTCGATCGGGACGAGCTTCCGGCCCTACAGCGAGTCGCCGGACGGCGACGACCTGCACCCGGTGGTGGAGGCGCCGGCGAGCATCCTCATCCAGACCCACGAATCGGCGTACCCGCGGTCGCTGGCCGAGAAGAGCTATGCCGACATCCGCTCGTTCGCGAGGCTGGCGCGGGGCGGCCACTTCACGGCGTGGGAGAACCCCGCGGCCGTAGCGGCTGCGATCCTGGCGCTGGAGGCCGAGGTCCGCTGA
- a CDS encoding DnaJ family domain-containing protein encodes MADDSPRPEPDARVEAARYRLRREAEERGEEVEEVDAGQPTMDQRAHVIENAIQQAIRRGDFDDLPGAGKPLPGLTGTHDPDWWIRRKIEREQLTGLGPPALTLRTEHAEFDATLDRLASERAVREHVDDFNRRVVNARRQLQGGPPVVTPTRDADEEVARWSERRDTRLREAEANRRAEAEALAALSRRERRRLRRGR; translated from the coding sequence ATGGCCGACGACAGCCCGCGCCCCGAGCCCGACGCCCGGGTGGAGGCCGCGCGCTACCGCCTGCGCCGCGAGGCCGAGGAGCGCGGCGAGGAGGTCGAGGAGGTCGACGCCGGCCAGCCGACGATGGACCAGCGCGCGCACGTCATCGAGAACGCGATCCAGCAGGCGATCCGGCGCGGCGACTTCGACGACCTCCCCGGAGCGGGCAAACCGCTGCCCGGGCTCACCGGCACGCACGACCCGGACTGGTGGATCCGCCGCAAGATCGAGCGCGAGCAGCTCACCGGGCTCGGCCCTCCCGCGCTCACGCTGCGGACCGAGCACGCCGAGTTCGACGCGACGCTCGACCGGCTGGCGTCCGAGCGGGCCGTGCGCGAGCATGTGGACGACTTCAACCGCCGGGTGGTGAACGCCAGGCGGCAACTGCAGGGCGGCCCTCCCGTCGTCACGCCGACCCGTGATGCTGACGAGGAGGTCGCGCGCTGGAGCGAGCGCCGCGACACCCGACTCCGGGAGGCCGAGGCGAACCGGCGCGCAGAGGCGGAGGCCCTGGCCGCCCTCAGCCGTCGTGAGCGGCGGCGGCTGCGCAGAGGACGCTGA
- a CDS encoding DUF6114 domain-containing protein — MVEPEAGTPEDEYADADVSALLTPGDDTAELADDAVEPADDAAEPAASDDRSAWQRFRAWRRSRPFVGGLLTALGGIEMFFSGQLDIGRIHVQLGIEGLQATIIPVLLLLLGVLAVAMPAHRVFYGVIALAIAVYSLVGVNLGGFFIGMLLSTVGGILTVAWMPPEQRGERRRRGRRREGVSADDGPAEETA; from the coding sequence ATGGTCGAGCCGGAGGCGGGGACGCCGGAGGACGAGTACGCCGACGCGGACGTTTCGGCGCTGCTGACGCCGGGCGATGACACGGCGGAGCTGGCCGACGACGCTGTGGAGCCGGCTGACGACGCTGCGGAGCCCGCCGCGTCCGACGACCGCTCCGCCTGGCAGCGCTTCCGCGCCTGGCGCCGCAGCCGCCCGTTCGTCGGCGGCCTCCTGACCGCGCTCGGCGGGATCGAGATGTTCTTCTCCGGACAGCTCGACATCGGCCGCATCCACGTCCAGCTCGGCATCGAGGGCCTGCAGGCGACGATCATCCCGGTCCTGCTCCTGCTGCTCGGCGTCCTGGCCGTGGCCATGCCGGCGCACCGCGTCTTCTACGGCGTGATCGCGCTCGCGATCGCGGTGTACTCGCTCGTCGGCGTCAACCTCGGCGGCTTCTTCATCGGCATGCTGCTGAGCACCGTCGGCGGCATCCTGACGGTGGCGTGGATGCCGCCGGAACAGCGCGGCGAGCGCCGTCGCCGTGGCCGCCGCCGCGAGGGCGTTTCGGCGGACGACGGCCCGGCCGAGGAGACCGCGTGA
- a CDS encoding DUF6230 family protein, with protein sequence MKFRKLAGSHAGRIVLAAVPVAVVSTLLMTGVAQGAVPVSFAVSGSQFQISASKLDGTGFSQYAGVAPDTTGKQHQVAIANIKSATLADLCQSVVSDTPLGKVGVLITAGGGGNPASATDLQIGMTDLAGDAEFHNIRIGVDASTVNTTAKGSAGDFAQDSDTVTISHLQQTAWSTQASVFTLTGMHVQLTDGSKGCF encoded by the coding sequence CGGCTCCCACGCCGGACGCATCGTGCTCGCCGCCGTGCCCGTCGCCGTGGTGTCCACGCTGCTGATGACCGGGGTCGCGCAGGGGGCCGTCCCCGTCTCGTTCGCCGTCTCCGGCAGCCAGTTCCAGATCAGCGCCTCGAAGCTCGACGGCACCGGCTTCTCGCAGTACGCCGGCGTCGCGCCCGACACCACGGGCAAGCAGCACCAGGTCGCGATCGCCAACATCAAGTCGGCCACACTCGCCGACCTCTGCCAGTCGGTCGTCTCCGACACCCCGCTCGGCAAGGTGGGCGTGCTGATCACCGCGGGCGGCGGCGGCAACCCCGCCAGCGCCACCGACCTCCAGATCGGGATGACGGACCTCGCCGGCGACGCGGAGTTCCACAACATCCGCATCGGCGTCGACGCCTCGACCGTGAACACCACCGCCAAGGGCAGCGCCGGCGACTTCGCGCAGGACTCCGACACGGTGACCATCTCGCACCTGCAGCAGACCGCGTGGAGCACGCAGGCCTCGGTCTTCACGCTCACCGGCATGCACGTGCAGCTCACGGACGGGTCGAAGGGATGCTTCTGA